The Bradyrhizobium guangxiense genomic sequence CCGCCGCCGTTCGACCGCGCGAGCTCAGTCGCGGTCGTCTCGCCCAGTTTCTTGTTCGGCTGATAGTGGAGCACGGATCCCCGACCCGTTAGAGAAACGAAATCTTCACCTTCTTAACTCCGTACCTATCATGCGGGTATCGCGTGGACACCGACCCGAAACAAACGAAGTTAATGCGCGACTTGCCCGTCGACGTCGTTCGTGCCGTTTTTCGCCTGTTCCTGAACGGCGAGCAGGGAGTTGCGTTAACCAATCGGCCTCGCGTGCCGCCGCTGCGTGAACGCCGGCTACTCAGCGGAGTCGGCGCCGCGGACCGCGTAGTTGGCGCGTTTCATGGCGGTGAAGCGCAGCAGCACGAGAATTGAAGGATCGACCCCCGATCGCCGGCGGCAGAGCACGTTCAGGGCAATGGTCGCGAGCGCCAGCGACACTGTGGCCGAGATCGCCGCGCCCAGCACGCCGAGCCAGGGGATGAGGACGAGGAATCCCGCGAGCCGCAGTGCGACGTTGGCGGCTACGACGGGAACATAGATTCGTTCATGGCCGGTCAGCTGCAGGATCGCCGCGGACGGGCCGCCCGCAGCCTGGACGGCCGTTCCGATTGCGAGCACGATCAGGACCGAATGCTGTTCGGTAAAGTGAGGTCCGAACAGGTTGAGGAGATAAGGGCCGCCGATCCAGACCGTGGCAAGCCCGGCGGCCACGCAAAGCGCGGTCACTTCCGCCATCAGCCGCAGCGTTCGCTCGAACTCCAGATGGTTCTTGCTAAAATACAGCGATGGCAGCCGGCGTGCGCCGAAAGTGTATAGCGCGGCGGACACCATGGCGAAGATGTTGGCGAGGCGCGAGGCGGCAAAGTAGATTCCGGCCGTCGTCGGATCCAGCATCCAATAGACCAGGATCACGTCGAAATACTGGTTCGCGACCTCGAGAATGGATGCGAGCCAGAAGTGAAGGGCGCTCGACCGCCAGCGGGACGTTTCGGAGCGGGCCGCGGTGCTGCGCAAATCGGGCAGCGCGCGCACGGTCGAAATGATCTGTGCAGTCAGGCCGGCCGACATGGCAATGGTCATCACCGCGAACAACTCGGCGGGATCGAGTTGCCGGTGCGCGAGCAGCATCACGAGCAGAAAAAGGACAACGATGACCCGCCAGAAGAACTCGCGATTTCCCTCGCCCATGAGAATGCTGACCAACGAGCGTGCAACCTGACTGCCGAGCATCACGCCTGCGTTCACGGCCGTGTAGGCACACACCGCAAGTGTGAGGAGCCAGCCGCCGCCTCTCATGTTCGCCACCAGGGCGATGCCGACGGTCACGGTCAGCATGGCGGCCGAGGCAATCTTGAGGCTCGAAAGGAGGACGCCTTTGGTGAGATCCGGTCTGCCGCCGACCTGATACTCGTTGAGGAAGCGTACCAGCAACGATTCCTGGCCGACCAGTCCCACGACGGCGGCGATCTGGGCAACCGAAAGCCAGGTGGCAAAGATACCGAAGCCGTCGGGCGACATCGTTCGTGCCGCCAGCGAGAACAACGCAAACGCAAGCGCGCCGCTGCCGACCTTGAGGAGGATGGTCCCGACAACACCGCGCGTGACGTCACGCCGCAACAACTGGAGGATGGATTCGATCATGGAAGTTTAAGGAGCCGCTCTCTCCCGCAGAGACATATTCCGATGTTGGCGACAACCTAGCATGCCGAAAAATCGCGAGGGTTAATGGGCAAGGTCCAGGATCCTGCCAACGACGATATCGTCGCGAGACCCGTTGCTTCACAGTGGAACATCGTCGTCCTCATTGTCCCGGATGGAGCAAGGCCGCCTCGGACCGTGTGACGGCGTTCCGCCGCGAACGATGGCCGAGAAGGCCGAGATCCGCCGTTTGAATGCGGAATGGTTCGCCGGGACAAGCCGGCGCTGCCAGCAACCGCAATTTACGGGGAATCCCCAGCAAGGGGCGTGCCGCCATGGTCGGGATTGCCGCGCTCCGCTCTGTTAACCTCGATATCGAGAAATGATCGCGTTTGGCCCTGCGATGCGACATCAGGCCGGAGAATTGCACGTACGACTTTGGTTGACGTGGGAGCCTGGATCATGACGGCGGACAGAACTGAGAGCGAGCCGGCTGCCACGACCGACAGTTCGAGAACCGTTGCAGAGATCGCGATCGTCGGCGGCGGCCTTGCCGGATCGCTCGCGGCGGCCGTGCTGGCGCGGGCAGGGCACCGCATCGCCCTGATCGACAAGCGGGCGGTCTACCCGGACGAGTTCCGGGTTGAAAAGATCGGCGGGCCTCAGCTCGCAATGCTCGGCAAGCTGGGCTTTCGCGAAGCGCTCCAGAATGCCGCCTGTCGATATGACCGGGTGCTCAATATCCGGGAAGGCAAGGTGATCGATGTCAGCGTCGGCCAGGCTTACGGATTTCCCTATGCCGATCTGGTGGCCATGGCACGCAGCCAGATGCCCGATCCATCCAGCCTGATCGTCGACGAGGTCACTGCGATCAGCTGCAGCGACGACCTCCAGCACGTCGAGCTGGCCTCCGGACGACACGTGACAGCGCGCCTCGTCGTTCTCGCCACGGGCATGGCGGGAGTTCTCGGTTACAAACTGGGCATCAGGCGTCGCGTGCTGGCGGAGCGCCACTCTGTTTCGTTCGGTTTCACGATTGCCCGCCGGGACGGTCGCCCGTTCGATTTCGAGGCACTGACCTGCTATGGCGAGCGGACGGCGGACGGCATCGACTATCTCAGCCTGTTTCCAGTCCGGGTCGGCATGCGCGCCAATCTCTTCATGTTCCGCGACCCGACCGATCCGATCATGCGCGAACTGCGCCGCGAACCGGAAGCGACCGTCTTGCGTCTGCTGCCGGGATTGCAGCCCTATCTCGGCGATTTCAGCGTCATCGACCGGGTCCAGAACTGGGTGATGGATCTGACCGTGGTTGAAGCACACCTCCAGCCCGGCGTCGTGCTCATCGGCGATGCGTTCCAGACCAATTGCCCCGCGGCCGGCACGGGCGTTGCGCGCCTGCTGGTGGACGTCGATCGTCTTTGCACCGAATACGCGCCGCGATGGCTCACGACATCAGGCATGGGCCGGGAGAAGATTTCGCAGTTCTATTCCGATCGCGACAAGGTCGCTGCGGACGAGCAGTCCCTGAAGATGGCGCGCTTCCGCCAGGCCCTGACGTCTCGCGACGATATTGGCTGGGATGTCCGGCGCCGGCTGCACTTCCTGCGGCGCAGCCTGACGCACCGTGTCGATCAAATGCATCCGGGTTGGCTTGGACGCGTTCGCGGCGCGCTGCGCGCCTGAGCGCCGCGGCGCTTCGCCCGCTGCCGGATCAGCGCGTGGGCGTCGGGGTGCGGACGGGCAGGAGCCGCCAATCCGCCAGCCGCTTGGCCGCCAGCTTCAGCCAGGGAGCCTGCTTCAGCGCGAACAGGGCGACGGCGCCCGCGGTGCTGCCAACCTGCGTGACCGCCCACATCGGCGAGGGCCGTGCGCCGAACGATCTCTTGTACGGCTCGTCACCGATTGTGAAATCGAGCATCTGATCTCCGCGCTCGATGCAAGCCCGTGTCACCTGCTCGAACATCAGCGCGCCGAGAGACTGGCTCTTGTATCCAGCAATGTCGAAGGCGCTCATGATGATGAGAAAGCTGCCCTGATGGCATAGTCCGAGCACGGCGGCAATCACTTCGCCGTCCATCTTCATGGCGTAGAGGCGCACAAAGCTGCCGAGACCACGAAGGGCCACGTCGGAATAGAAGCGGAAATATTCGGGACGCTGGAGCAGGTCGCCGTCGCCTTGTGCCTGAAAGCGGGGACCACGAAATCTCTTCATCGCCTCCAGTGCTTCGAGCATGGAGGCGCTGTCGTCGCAACACGAGAAGCTCAGCGTGCCCTTCTTCTGGAGCTGGCGATATTTCTTCGCGAGCTCCTTCTGATAGGAGCGATCGATCGCACTGGTCCGCCACTGCTCGAACGGCGCGACGAGAACCGTGGCATAGGCATTGGTGCCCATCGACACGCGGCGGGGCGCAGCCAGAAGGTTTTCGATCGGAAGCCGCCCGTCGGGCAGCTTGGTCATTCGGAACAGATCGAAGGGACGAACGAGGCGCTGAATCTCCGCGCATGCGCCCGCGTCGTCGAGCAGCTGCGAAAACACGTCCGGGCTACAAACCGGGGCCAGATAGTCGGAGACGCGCAGGTCGGCGAACTCGACCGTTCGGATCGGGCCGCGCCGGATCCGCAGCAAGGGCAGCACCATCGCGAGGTCTCTCGTCGTGCGGTGGCGGACCACGACGACCAGAGGTGTCGCACCCGCATCGGACGCGAGCCTGGTGTAGAGGCTGTGCAGCCAGATCGGATGCTGGAACGCGGTGGCGGCCGAGCGCCCGAACAGTTCGGCATATTCCGGAGACAAGAAGTCGAACGACGGCTCAATGGCGATGTCGAACGTGTTGCTAAGCTTGGTCATGCGCAATCAACAATTCGCGAGGATCGATCGAGCCGTGGCCGCGCTTTATAGCAGGGTCGTTACGAGCTAGACACTGGCGGCGTGCGCTTTGCATTAATGCGCTCAACGCGGTTCGTATCGTTACCAATTTCCTAAACAATCTGTCGGGCGCCGGGATTCGGGGCCCCCGACCGATGTGGTCCTGTTGCCTCGGCAGCGCAAGGCAGCGATCTCCCCGCGCGGATTTTCAGATCTTCTCAGTCGTGTAACATGGTCAGCACGGTCCTGAATGCGCAGACGATGTCCCCCTTCTCACGACGAAGACTGCTTGATACGGCGGCGCGGGTCGCGGCACTGGCCGTCTGGCCCGCCGGCGCTGTTGCGGACGATTACCCGTCCCGGCCCATAAGGCTGGTCATTCCCTATACAGCTGGCGCCGCGGGCGATCAGATCGGTCGTCCCTGGGCAGAAAGGACTGCCTCGCTGCTGGGACCGATCTATGTCGAAAACGTCGGCGGCGCTGGCGGTGCGATCGGCACCGCCGCGGTGGCGCAGAGCGCACCCGACGGCTATTCGCTTCTGCTCGGCAATGGCAGCACCCAAGTGATGATTCCGTTGTCTTCGGCGCAGCCCGCCTACGACGCGGTCCGTGATTTCCGCGCCATCTATCGCTTGATCACCAGTACGCTTGCATTCGCGGTTCATCCTTCCTTGGCTGTGAAGGATCTGCGGGAGCTCGTAGATTTTGCCAAGGCTAATCCGGGCAAGCTTTCCTACGGCACCCCGGGTGTCGGCACCGGCAACCATCTCGTGGGGGAGATGTTTAAGCTGCAATCCGGCCTCGCAGCGGATTTCGTCCACGTGCCTTATCGGGGCATGGCGTCCGCGACCAACGACCTCGTGAGCGGCCAGATCTCCGCGGTGGTTGCGGTGGTCTCGAGCCAGCTCCTGCAACTGCATCGCGCAGGCAAGCTGCGGCTGATCGCCGTGACGAGCGGTCGACGCTTGAGTGGCGCGCCGGACATTCCGACGGTGATCGA encodes the following:
- a CDS encoding GNAT family N-acetyltransferase — encoded protein: MTKLSNTFDIAIEPSFDFLSPEYAELFGRSAATAFQHPIWLHSLYTRLASDAGATPLVVVVRHRTTRDLAMVLPLLRIRRGPIRTVEFADLRVSDYLAPVCSPDVFSQLLDDAGACAEIQRLVRPFDLFRMTKLPDGRLPIENLLAAPRRVSMGTNAYATVLVAPFEQWRTSAIDRSYQKELAKKYRQLQKKGTLSFSCCDDSASMLEALEAMKRFRGPRFQAQGDGDLLQRPEYFRFYSDVALRGLGSFVRLYAMKMDGEVIAAVLGLCHQGSFLIIMSAFDIAGYKSQSLGALMFEQVTRACIERGDQMLDFTIGDEPYKRSFGARPSPMWAVTQVGSTAGAVALFALKQAPWLKLAAKRLADWRLLPVRTPTPTR
- a CDS encoding Bug family tripartite tricarboxylate transporter substrate binding protein → MSPFSRRRLLDTAARVAALAVWPAGAVADDYPSRPIRLVIPYTAGAAGDQIGRPWAERTASLLGPIYVENVGGAGGAIGTAAVAQSAPDGYSLLLGNGSTQVMIPLSSAQPAYDAVRDFRAIYRLITSTLAFAVHPSLAVKDLRELVDFAKANPGKLSYGTPGVGTGNHLVGEMFKLQSGLAADFVHVPYRGMASATNDLVSGQISAVVAVVSSQLLQLHRAGKLRLIAVTSGRRLSGAPDIPTVIESGMPGLSYAGWFGLFAPRATPDAIVERIAAATRTVMADPQLQESYRSQGLEPDIDSGPDKFQRLVEDELVHMAPIVKSIGLKRD
- a CDS encoding lipopolysaccharide biosynthesis protein, encoding MIESILQLLRRDVTRGVVGTILLKVGSGALAFALFSLAARTMSPDGFGIFATWLSVAQIAAVVGLVGQESLLVRFLNEYQVGGRPDLTKGVLLSSLKIASAAMLTVTVGIALVANMRGGGWLLTLAVCAYTAVNAGVMLGSQVARSLVSILMGEGNREFFWRVIVVLFLLVMLLAHRQLDPAELFAVMTIAMSAGLTAQIISTVRALPDLRSTAARSETSRWRSSALHFWLASILEVANQYFDVILVYWMLDPTTAGIYFAASRLANIFAMVSAALYTFGARRLPSLYFSKNHLEFERTLRLMAEVTALCVAAGLATVWIGGPYLLNLFGPHFTEQHSVLIVLAIGTAVQAAGGPSAAILQLTGHERIYVPVVAANVALRLAGFLVLIPWLGVLGAAISATVSLALATIALNVLCRRRSGVDPSILVLLRFTAMKRANYAVRGADSAE
- a CDS encoding FAD-dependent oxidoreductase, coding for MTADRTESEPAATTDSSRTVAEIAIVGGGLAGSLAAAVLARAGHRIALIDKRAVYPDEFRVEKIGGPQLAMLGKLGFREALQNAACRYDRVLNIREGKVIDVSVGQAYGFPYADLVAMARSQMPDPSSLIVDEVTAISCSDDLQHVELASGRHVTARLVVLATGMAGVLGYKLGIRRRVLAERHSVSFGFTIARRDGRPFDFEALTCYGERTADGIDYLSLFPVRVGMRANLFMFRDPTDPIMRELRREPEATVLRLLPGLQPYLGDFSVIDRVQNWVMDLTVVEAHLQPGVVLIGDAFQTNCPAAGTGVARLLVDVDRLCTEYAPRWLTTSGMGREKISQFYSDRDKVAADEQSLKMARFRQALTSRDDIGWDVRRRLHFLRRSLTHRVDQMHPGWLGRVRGALRA